In the genome of Pelagicoccus sp. SDUM812003, one region contains:
- a CDS encoding S8 family serine peptidase yields MNKLFSSKRALALAFAISSAAVLVLSLLNIGEKSHSAAIDQSISPTKALAPIAGDASTTVETSPPDLGLSASPARRFAWFQSISEQIVHQSSVDSGPYRVETTIARTRFHRPLLRLDRTYYGQGHIHEGELVKESLSIANEFIVAATANSRLSEIERVADALGAAAEPLSRNSDLFRFHFPETENLAALPQRMASLGALPEIVRYVEADQLLRRSAFEPNDPRFPLQYNLSNPLGAGSANRDIDAPQAWDTINASPEVVIAIIDTGIRATHEDLKDNLWRNEGELANGLDDDGNGIIDDLFGFNAIEHNGDPNDDNGHGTHVAGIAAARGNNSKGIAGVTWDAQLMPLKFLDETGYGTISDAIKCIDYAITNGADIINNSWGGSENSEALYETLTRASDAGTLIVSAAGNESLDLDETPTYPAAYQIPNQVTVVATENYDTLSFYSNYSPRLAHIAAPARAISAFHTADDAYAELEGTSMAAPLVAGSLALIKAKFPKNSAEGNLARLLNSVELRTDLSRVCLSSGRLNVHRAVTGASNAPVNDTFAQAEELSSLGGRRSGSLSLATRESGEPLPAPNAQGATVWYIWTPHLSGVAQIKLSPTGFAGALSIFQGSSLSNIQLVDTSSSTESNGPIVLNWEILAHQTYFLQIDSVNERLGPFSLELVIAPPNDAFDNATILEGSVFTVSGRNTAASLEQGETPLHPSATGASVWYRWKAPQSGSVYLKIAQTSSRLFTRVFTGEALATLSPLEASFESGSQSNLVFQASAGVTYAIAVDSLSALGSDFHLEGSYIGAPRILVHPKDQSVELGDRASFSVVAVGDGVPSYQWFKDGAAIQGATRANVEIPAITKEDLGSYSVELRFPNQTLRSRSAVLSLFAGTFQFIRNPAPASIKQGQSVTLSALLNPGSGTPDLQWLKDGEAIPGANDLTLSLQNAKSADSGFYQLRATKGAASVLSEPAYLVVSDRDEFYAYAWTGPSSSSVSTHGLKTIGNYFVTTRSGPFSFSLDGRVWQTVDIESRDITWNGDFYTLISDKAVYTSPNLLHWTKKKEFEKSLYSIAYGAGNYTIRAADGIYHSTDASSWTKTLELTGQWGETIAFGNGLFVAARFSAIYSSPDGITWSSHSGPTGQLTIAQYGDGRWWLYGYADVETLWVSKDARNWTTFPFSQDRLDDVVIDEDQDQVYLLLETLDNEGLHPPRYRLEVYRVDGESYEYRKFLYTEESPWTPPLTFKDGEGIISTNKGVTPLDELTSLHFDNQAQSWYSNATISYANDRFIASSGRWLYSSGDGANWTREASNTYDHGYGRFVYGNGVYLSENHVGSTLSSLSKHSVNLESIVFEENRFVAISWPDGIKHSTDAKTWNSVSGINATHLVYGKGVFVAYSEDDLYTSEDGIQWTEQSLPEGARFSSMVFGNDTFLAFAQNKCYTSSDGKSWQRKANLSLPNHSSDFVYKVHFIDGEFLALYWDDYYFTSSDGDSWKQIAASPTLVNNHGSILSNAAESGQAIVTSSERGIAILGHHRSNLSETSFVSHPSTMRSQLGAPLDLRFLASAPIESIDRTELLINGELWETLPANRRAFRFTPETAGQYLVEVVTYTKDGNRAADSIALEVPPLLTVKKPSDEFSLNDLIFHHGAYYGVSDGGRVHLSTNGIDWKTLQTPSMEPLTSIAANPSGFVAGYQGKGALFSHDGIHWIQTGNFDSDGVVCENGLFIAGLSWAPMLSRDGINWFPAGEETISVEPDSRDLVFNAFDQSFVGGLGRSWTRLENFSKVYQVGDTYVGLGYYEVSTSRNLEVWSALFPEESAYDLRKVGDLLFLETSSGYHYTADGETWFAMEDSFYGQQISYSDGYYYTFTTRSGDNPFMVVLRSRDAIDWEQLGEPIPFEGYAFRIGPFVASPSGLAFTANDGSTYSFVGVDGSLYSQTFDSFGFRENIAIIGIDPVIAVTDYQSYFRNSGGQWQRTKTRVEENTVFASGVYLGDWHFGLHRSVDGVNWTKVAYPEWLTNVYFDIEELYSDGDYFWLLIDYEINRVDHTAYARSKDGLKWERIDPQDDQRLFDKPVSFKGSIYSHWGESVIRLSNDFTRSSQVLQASGSVQLAATDTRLGALVGSYDGTSSIRLSSDGESWQSQSLPITGYLTLAATNDAFYLAGESVWTSSDGLEWEQIIPYPAKVATFEDHVVFYTDNLTFIEPVSRDLSIRDLVVSNVDYGVGDRISFRITLQNNGQDTLQLAKDSKINYTFAKTVGSWTLRNESDGFGGSATIPFSQLAPSEARAFTIETTVPEGISPSQYYLSARFPDGIVAEDGNTSNDFYVASETSQITVPGRDLAIDPSPNGQVIGARDGQEFAWKDKLRLKAQPDFGYEFRGWAGDKPYGDAFYLLTLDEDTRLAPLFTPRVYKVSLNIVGEGAVDGLPDSSTFDFGQTLNLTAAPADGWIFLGWEGYGKEKSQALTATVGRDLALTARFGRTFSSWAEEKYPENEADRAMLADPDGDGFSNLEHFALGLDHRSEAGDFVLGWSYQDKVITLRYATYSGLANVEVGPEWTEDGATWHSSLINTRTLGQTESLILHEATLSMPASASARFLGLKVSSDEAL; encoded by the coding sequence ATGAATAAGCTTTTTTCGAGCAAACGCGCCCTGGCGCTCGCGTTCGCCATCTCTTCCGCTGCTGTCCTCGTTCTTTCTCTGCTCAACATTGGCGAAAAAAGCCACTCGGCAGCGATCGATCAGTCCATTTCCCCGACTAAAGCCCTCGCTCCGATTGCCGGCGACGCTTCGACTACCGTCGAAACGAGCCCTCCCGATCTGGGACTCTCCGCCAGCCCGGCGAGACGGTTCGCCTGGTTCCAATCGATCTCCGAGCAGATCGTCCATCAGAGCTCGGTCGACTCCGGACCCTACCGCGTCGAAACCACCATCGCTCGGACCCGCTTCCACCGCCCGCTGCTCCGCCTCGATAGAACCTACTACGGCCAAGGGCATATTCACGAAGGCGAACTGGTCAAAGAAAGCCTGAGCATAGCCAACGAATTCATCGTGGCCGCCACCGCCAATAGCCGCCTCTCCGAAATCGAGCGAGTCGCCGATGCTCTTGGAGCCGCCGCGGAGCCGCTTTCCCGCAATAGCGATCTGTTTCGATTTCATTTCCCGGAAACCGAAAACCTCGCCGCGCTTCCGCAGCGCATGGCAAGCTTGGGCGCCCTTCCCGAAATCGTGCGCTACGTGGAGGCGGATCAGCTCCTCCGACGCTCGGCCTTCGAGCCGAACGATCCGCGCTTCCCTCTGCAGTACAACCTTTCCAACCCGCTCGGCGCCGGCAGCGCCAACCGCGACATCGACGCCCCGCAAGCGTGGGACACCATCAACGCCTCGCCGGAGGTGGTCATCGCCATCATCGACACCGGAATTCGAGCCACCCACGAAGACCTGAAGGACAACCTGTGGCGAAACGAGGGCGAACTGGCCAACGGGCTCGACGACGATGGCAACGGCATCATCGACGACCTCTTCGGTTTCAACGCGATCGAACACAACGGCGATCCGAACGACGACAACGGCCATGGAACGCATGTCGCCGGCATCGCCGCAGCGCGGGGCAACAACAGCAAAGGCATCGCGGGAGTCACCTGGGACGCCCAGCTGATGCCGCTGAAGTTCCTCGACGAAACGGGATACGGCACGATCTCCGATGCCATAAAATGTATCGATTACGCCATTACGAATGGCGCCGATATCATAAACAACAGCTGGGGAGGATCGGAAAACAGCGAGGCTTTGTACGAAACCCTTACCCGAGCCTCGGACGCCGGAACGCTCATCGTTTCCGCCGCCGGCAACGAATCCCTCGACCTCGACGAGACGCCGACCTACCCCGCCGCCTACCAAATCCCGAATCAGGTCACCGTCGTCGCAACCGAAAACTACGACACCTTGTCCTTCTACTCCAACTACAGTCCCCGCCTCGCCCATATCGCCGCACCGGCCCGAGCGATCAGCGCCTTCCATACCGCCGATGACGCTTACGCCGAACTGGAGGGCACTTCGATGGCCGCCCCTCTGGTGGCGGGCTCCCTAGCCCTGATCAAGGCGAAGTTCCCGAAAAACTCTGCCGAGGGAAACCTGGCCCGCTTGCTCAACTCGGTCGAGCTGCGAACCGATCTGTCGCGCGTTTGCCTCAGCTCCGGTCGACTCAACGTGCATCGCGCCGTCACCGGAGCGTCCAACGCGCCTGTGAACGATACCTTCGCCCAGGCGGAGGAGCTCTCGAGCCTTGGCGGCCGGCGCAGCGGATCCCTGAGCCTAGCAACTCGGGAATCCGGCGAACCGCTCCCCGCCCCCAACGCCCAAGGCGCTACGGTGTGGTACATATGGACGCCCCACCTGTCAGGCGTGGCCCAAATCAAGCTGAGCCCAACCGGTTTCGCTGGAGCTCTCTCCATCTTTCAGGGAAGTTCCCTTTCAAATATCCAGCTTGTGGATACGTCATCATCGACAGAAAGCAACGGTCCGATTGTCCTCAACTGGGAAATCCTCGCCCACCAGACGTACTTCCTACAAATCGACAGCGTGAACGAGCGCCTCGGCCCCTTCTCTCTTGAGCTGGTGATCGCTCCGCCAAACGACGCCTTCGATAACGCTACGATTCTCGAAGGAAGCGTATTCACGGTATCAGGACGCAATACGGCAGCGAGTCTCGAACAAGGCGAAACGCCTCTACACCCGTCCGCCACTGGAGCGAGCGTCTGGTACCGCTGGAAAGCTCCCCAGTCCGGAAGCGTCTACCTCAAGATCGCCCAAACCTCGAGTCGACTGTTCACCCGCGTTTTCACCGGAGAGGCGCTAGCGACCCTTTCCCCGCTCGAGGCCTCTTTCGAGTCAGGCAGCCAGTCGAACCTCGTGTTTCAGGCCAGCGCAGGCGTCACCTACGCGATCGCCGTGGACTCCCTGTCGGCCCTCGGCTCGGATTTCCATTTGGAGGGCAGCTACATCGGGGCGCCCCGCATCCTGGTGCATCCGAAGGATCAGTCCGTGGAACTGGGAGACCGGGCTTCCTTCTCGGTAGTGGCCGTGGGAGACGGCGTGCCAAGCTATCAATGGTTCAAGGACGGCGCAGCGATACAAGGCGCCACCCGCGCCAACGTGGAGATCCCAGCGATCACGAAAGAGGACCTCGGCAGCTATTCCGTGGAGCTCCGCTTTCCTAACCAGACCTTGCGCAGTCGCTCGGCCGTGCTGAGCCTCTTCGCCGGAACTTTCCAGTTCATACGCAACCCCGCGCCTGCATCCATAAAACAAGGACAGAGCGTCACCCTATCCGCCTTGCTCAATCCGGGCTCCGGTACACCAGACCTGCAATGGCTGAAGGATGGAGAAGCGATTCCCGGTGCCAACGATCTGACCCTATCGCTGCAAAACGCCAAATCCGCCGACAGCGGATTCTACCAACTACGAGCGACCAAAGGGGCCGCCAGCGTTCTTTCAGAGCCAGCCTACCTCGTCGTCTCGGATCGCGACGAATTCTACGCCTACGCGTGGACGGGGCCTTCGTCTTCGAGCGTCTCCACCCACGGTTTGAAAACGATTGGGAACTACTTCGTCACCACTCGCTCGGGGCCCTTTTCCTTTTCCCTGGATGGACGCGTCTGGCAAACCGTGGACATTGAGAGCAGGGACATCACCTGGAACGGCGACTTCTACACCCTCATCTCCGACAAGGCGGTTTACACCTCTCCCAACCTGCTCCACTGGACGAAGAAAAAGGAGTTCGAAAAGTCGCTTTACTCCATCGCGTATGGTGCCGGCAACTACACGATTCGCGCCGCAGACGGCATCTACCACTCCACCGACGCCTCCTCCTGGACCAAAACCCTTGAACTTACGGGCCAATGGGGAGAGACCATCGCTTTTGGAAATGGACTCTTCGTCGCCGCTCGCTTCAGCGCCATCTACTCCTCCCCGGATGGCATCACGTGGTCATCGCATTCCGGGCCGACCGGCCAACTAACCATCGCTCAATACGGCGACGGACGGTGGTGGCTTTATGGATACGCAGACGTCGAGACGCTCTGGGTCTCGAAAGACGCCCGAAACTGGACCACCTTTCCCTTCAGCCAGGACAGGCTCGATGATGTGGTCATCGACGAGGACCAAGATCAAGTCTACCTCCTTCTGGAAACGCTGGATAACGAAGGACTCCACCCTCCACGCTACCGACTGGAAGTTTACCGTGTAGACGGCGAGAGCTACGAGTATCGAAAGTTCCTATACACCGAAGAATCTCCATGGACGCCGCCTCTGACCTTCAAGGACGGCGAAGGAATCATCTCTACCAACAAAGGCGTGACGCCGCTAGACGAGCTGACATCGCTGCACTTTGACAACCAAGCCCAGTCTTGGTACTCGAACGCCACCATCAGCTACGCCAACGACCGCTTCATCGCCTCCTCCGGCCGGTGGCTCTACAGCTCCGGCGACGGAGCGAATTGGACTCGAGAAGCGTCGAACACCTATGACCATGGCTACGGGCGCTTCGTCTACGGAAACGGCGTCTACCTCAGCGAAAACCACGTCGGAAGCACCCTATCGAGCCTCAGCAAACACAGCGTCAATCTCGAGAGCATCGTTTTCGAAGAGAACCGCTTCGTCGCCATCAGCTGGCCGGATGGCATCAAGCACTCCACCGACGCAAAGACATGGAACAGCGTTTCCGGCATCAACGCGACCCACCTCGTCTACGGCAAGGGCGTCTTCGTCGCCTATTCGGAGGACGACCTCTACACTTCGGAGGACGGCATTCAGTGGACCGAGCAATCCCTGCCCGAGGGGGCACGGTTCTCCTCCATGGTTTTCGGAAACGACACCTTTCTCGCCTTCGCCCAAAACAAGTGCTACACATCGAGCGACGGGAAAAGCTGGCAACGCAAGGCCAACCTCTCCTTGCCCAACCATTCCAGCGACTTCGTCTACAAGGTCCATTTCATCGATGGCGAGTTCCTCGCTCTGTATTGGGATGACTACTACTTCACATCTTCGGATGGCGACTCCTGGAAGCAGATCGCGGCAAGCCCGACCTTGGTGAACAATCACGGCTCGATTCTCTCCAATGCCGCCGAGTCGGGGCAGGCCATCGTCACCAGTTCCGAACGCGGCATCGCCATTCTAGGCCATCACCGTTCCAATCTCAGCGAAACGAGCTTCGTCAGCCATCCCAGCACCATGAGAAGCCAGCTCGGAGCTCCGCTTGACCTGCGCTTTTTGGCATCCGCGCCGATCGAGAGCATCGACCGCACTGAGTTGCTCATCAATGGAGAGCTTTGGGAAACGCTGCCGGCGAACCGTCGCGCTTTCCGCTTCACTCCAGAGACCGCTGGACAGTATCTCGTCGAGGTCGTCACCTACACCAAGGATGGCAACCGAGCCGCCGACAGCATCGCCCTCGAAGTGCCGCCGCTGCTCACGGTGAAAAAGCCCAGCGACGAGTTTTCGCTCAACGATCTCATCTTCCATCATGGCGCCTACTACGGCGTGAGCGACGGCGGTCGGGTACACCTCTCCACCAACGGGATCGACTGGAAAACCTTGCAGACTCCCAGCATGGAGCCGCTCACCAGCATCGCTGCCAATCCGTCCGGTTTCGTAGCTGGCTACCAGGGAAAAGGAGCTCTCTTTAGTCATGACGGGATACATTGGATACAAACCGGGAACTTCGATTCGGACGGTGTGGTGTGCGAGAATGGTCTCTTCATCGCCGGACTGAGTTGGGCTCCCATGCTCTCACGCGACGGCATCAACTGGTTTCCAGCAGGTGAAGAAACCATTTCCGTAGAACCGGATTCACGAGATCTAGTTTTCAACGCTTTCGATCAAAGCTTCGTCGGCGGCCTCGGCCGAAGCTGGACCCGACTGGAAAACTTCTCAAAGGTCTACCAAGTCGGCGATACCTATGTCGGCCTGGGCTACTACGAGGTCTCCACCAGCCGAAATCTGGAAGTCTGGAGCGCGCTCTTTCCAGAGGAATCCGCTTACGACCTGCGAAAAGTCGGAGACCTTCTCTTTTTGGAAACGTCATCAGGCTACCACTACACCGCGGACGGCGAAACGTGGTTCGCTATGGAAGACTCCTTCTACGGGCAACAGATCAGCTACTCCGACGGCTACTACTACACCTTCACCACCCGTTCAGGAGACAACCCGTTCATGGTCGTCCTTCGCTCCCGAGACGCCATCGACTGGGAGCAGCTCGGCGAACCCATTCCCTTCGAGGGCTACGCGTTTCGCATCGGTCCCTTCGTCGCCTCGCCTTCCGGCTTGGCATTCACCGCGAACGACGGCTCGACCTATTCCTTTGTTGGTGTCGATGGCAGCCTGTACAGCCAGACGTTCGACTCCTTCGGGTTTCGCGAGAACATCGCGATCATCGGCATCGACCCCGTGATCGCCGTGACCGACTACCAATCCTACTTTAGGAATTCGGGCGGCCAATGGCAGCGCACCAAGACCCGTGTGGAGGAAAACACCGTCTTCGCCAGCGGGGTCTACCTCGGCGATTGGCATTTCGGTCTGCATCGAAGCGTCGATGGAGTCAACTGGACAAAAGTTGCGTATCCAGAATGGCTGACAAACGTCTACTTCGACATCGAGGAGCTGTATAGCGATGGCGACTACTTCTGGCTGCTCATCGACTACGAGATCAATCGGGTCGACCATACCGCCTATGCCCGATCGAAAGACGGCTTGAAATGGGAACGCATCGATCCTCAGGACGACCAACGCCTCTTCGACAAGCCGGTTTCCTTCAAGGGGAGCATCTATTCCCACTGGGGCGAGTCCGTCATCCGGCTTTCAAACGACTTCACTCGCTCCTCCCAAGTGTTGCAGGCCAGCGGGAGCGTTCAACTTGCCGCGACCGACACTCGACTCGGGGCCCTCGTCGGCTCCTACGATGGGACTTCCAGCATACGCTTGTCCAGCGACGGCGAATCCTGGCAAAGCCAATCGCTGCCGATCACCGGCTACCTCACCCTAGCGGCTACCAACGACGCGTTCTACCTCGCTGGCGAGAGCGTATGGACCTCCTCCGACGGACTTGAGTGGGAGCAAATCATCCCCTATCCCGCCAAGGTCGCGACCTTCGAAGATCACGTCGTTTTCTACACCGACAACTTGACCTTCATCGAACCAGTCAGCCGAGACCTAAGCATCCGCGACCTCGTCGTATCCAACGTCGACTACGGCGTGGGCGACCGGATTAGCTTTCGCATAACCCTTCAGAACAACGGTCAAGACACCCTGCAGCTGGCCAAGGATTCAAAAATCAACTACACCTTCGCCAAGACCGTCGGAAGCTGGACCTTGCGCAACGAGAGCGACGGCTTCGGTGGCAGCGCCACCATCCCCTTCTCCCAGCTCGCCCCGTCCGAAGCGCGCGCCTTCACCATCGAAACCACAGTTCCTGAAGGCATCAGCCCAAGCCAATACTACCTCAGCGCCCGCTTCCCCGATGGCATCGTCGCCGAAGATGGCAACACGTCGAACGACTTCTATGTCGCTTCGGAGACTTCGCAGATCACCGTCCCCGGCCGCGATCTTGCCATCGACCCTAGCCCGAACGGGCAGGTCATCGGAGCGAGAGACGGGCAGGAGTTCGCATGGAAGGACAAACTGCGTCTCAAGGCGCAACCGGATTTTGGATACGAGTTCCGCGGTTGGGCAGGAGACAAGCCCTACGGCGACGCGTTCTACCTGCTGACGCTAGATGAAGACACTCGCCTTGCCCCGCTATTCACCCCGCGCGTTTACAAGGTCAGTCTCAACATCGTGGGCGAAGGAGCAGTGGACGGTCTGCCCGATTCCAGTACCTTCGACTTCGGCCAAACCCTGAACCTCACCGCAGCGCCGGCCGACGGATGGATATTCCTCGGCTGGGAAGGCTACGGAAAAGAGAAATCGCAAGCCCTCACCGCCACAGTCGGTCGCGACTTGGCCCTCACCGCCCGCTTCGGTCGGACCTTCTCCTCCTGGGCCGAGGAAAAATACCCTGAAAACGAAGCGGACCGCGCCATGCTCGCGGATCCCGACGGAGATGGATTCTCAAATCTCGAGCACTTCGCCCTCGGACTGGACCACCGATCGGAAGCGGGGGACTTCGTCCTGGGCTGGAGCTATCAGGACAAGGTGATCACCCTGCGCTACGCCACCTACTCCGGGCTCGCCAATGTCGAGGTCGGCCCCGAATGGACCGAGGATGGCGCCACCTGGCACAGTTCGCTCATCAACACCCGAACGCTTGGCCAAACGGAATCGCTCATTCTTCACGAAGCCACCCTGAGCATGCCCGCTTCCGCAAGCGCTCGCTTCCTTGGACTCAAAGTCTCGAGCGACGAAGCGCTCTAG
- a CDS encoding mechanosensitive ion channel family protein, producing the protein MRDRLPVYRRAVSLFLFAIQSLLPLPAIGQETPAVAERPDQAVEEDLRDRLSEVEGMQGVQADYEGGIVTLSGKVDDSSLRVSAEEIAQALPSVVEVKNELVLGGKVSDRVGNALDRSLLKLQMAVGYLPLFVVAVVVVILFAWMGGILARSGVPRRFVGGNRFLQEIASQGLKVGVFLIGLVIALDLLDATALVGAVFGAAGVAGLAIGFAFRDLIENYVASLLLSVRRPFKPNDHVVIDGQEGRVISLSTRATILMTLDGNHLRLPNSLVFKSVILNYTTNAERRFDFVVGVGVEEDLNAAQELGVATLSDMAGVMEDPPPWAMIASLADSSVSIQFFGWVDQSAFSYAKVRSEAIRLVKSRLESAGMDLPEPIHRVRLENWSPAQTPPAATKRDSSSKPDPDRRLQQGDVSRDDAIERQVKEEASKAGSRNLLLDDAPPE; encoded by the coding sequence ATGCGTGATCGACTTCCTGTGTACCGACGAGCCGTTTCCCTTTTCCTTTTCGCGATTCAGTCGCTCCTTCCATTGCCTGCCATCGGGCAGGAAACTCCGGCTGTCGCGGAGCGTCCCGACCAGGCGGTGGAGGAGGATCTGAGAGATCGCCTGTCCGAGGTGGAGGGAATGCAAGGCGTGCAAGCCGATTACGAGGGGGGCATCGTGACCTTGTCCGGAAAGGTCGACGACTCGTCGCTGCGCGTCTCCGCGGAGGAAATCGCCCAGGCCCTGCCTTCGGTGGTGGAGGTGAAGAACGAGCTGGTGCTGGGCGGCAAGGTTAGCGATCGGGTGGGCAACGCTCTGGACAGGAGCCTGTTGAAGCTGCAGATGGCGGTAGGATACTTGCCGCTCTTCGTGGTGGCGGTGGTGGTGGTGATCCTGTTCGCTTGGATGGGTGGTATTCTAGCTCGCTCCGGAGTGCCGCGTCGCTTCGTCGGGGGAAATCGCTTCCTGCAGGAGATCGCTTCGCAAGGGCTGAAGGTGGGGGTCTTTCTGATCGGGCTGGTCATCGCTCTGGATCTGCTGGACGCCACGGCGTTGGTAGGAGCGGTGTTCGGGGCCGCGGGCGTGGCGGGCTTGGCCATCGGTTTCGCGTTTCGCGATTTGATCGAGAACTACGTGGCGAGTCTGCTGCTGAGCGTTCGACGACCGTTTAAGCCCAACGATCACGTGGTGATCGACGGACAGGAAGGGCGAGTGATCAGCCTGAGTACGCGGGCGACGATTTTGATGACCCTTGACGGGAATCACCTGAGGCTGCCGAATAGCCTAGTATTCAAAAGTGTGATACTGAACTACACCACCAATGCGGAGCGTCGTTTCGACTTCGTGGTGGGCGTAGGCGTGGAGGAGGACCTGAACGCGGCTCAGGAGCTCGGCGTAGCGACTTTGTCGGATATGGCCGGCGTGATGGAGGATCCACCGCCTTGGGCCATGATCGCGTCGCTGGCTGACTCCAGCGTGAGCATTCAGTTCTTTGGCTGGGTGGATCAGTCAGCATTCAGCTATGCCAAAGTGCGCAGCGAAGCGATCCGATTGGTCAAGAGCCGATTGGAAAGCGCTGGCATGGACCTGCCCGAGCCCATTCATCGCGTGCGGCTGGAAAACTGGAGCCCTGCTCAGACTCCGCCCGCTGCGACGAAGCGGGATTCGAGCTCGAAGCCGGATCCCGACAGGCGATTGCAGCAAGGCGACGTGTCGCGTGACGACGCCATCGAACGACAAGTCAAGGAAGAGGCCAGCAAGGCGGGCAGTCGCAACCTGCTGCTCGACGACGCCCCGCCGGAATAG